GTTAGATGGTGCTCACAGCACGCTGTATGTTAATTGTCTTCATCCTCAGGAAGTGCTGTCCAGCACACAATCTGCATAGTGTAATCCTGGAAAGCTTAATTACAGTTGAGAAAATGATATTCTATACACTTGCttaaaaattaatcaatatCATTTAATACTGACAACATTCCCCTTATCAAGTTACAAAGTTAATACTTATTTTGTTCTGGTCTTCAAATTTCATATTTCATACTCCGAAttaagttaaaatattatttcacaaTAATTGGAAAAAGAAACATTGAACATGGTAAATTATATAACTATACAGTTTTTGTAGAATTTGATATTATATCATAAGTTTATTAGAACCAAGATATATAGTTGATCATTGTTCAATACTTCATTGTCTTAGAGTGGGTGGATAGTAAGTAGCTATTTACTGGATTAAAGGGGCAATGGTAGTGGGTCGAACAGTGGAAGCTACCCTATAAATTTGTGTTCTTAGCCTGAATAGTAAATGTTGACTATCTTTTTCTTTCCTCCACTTGTTATTCAGGACTACAATCCTAGACTTTCATGCTTCGGTTTGATGAAAAATAGCAGAGATGGAAAAAGTTATAGTACGAATTTGGCGTTTACTCCACCTGAATATCTAAGGACAGGTACCCCATTAAAcaagataatatttttcatcACAAAATGATTGTTACTTGATCTTCTCTGTCTGTGATTGGAGATAAAACTTTAGTACCATGCTTATTAAGACTTTTTAGTTATGATAATTGacattttttctttcataacaGCTCATTCAGATATGATAATTGAGTTTAGGTCATCATTGCTTTCACCTTTATTTGGCTGTTACTTGTCTGTTCAATTTTTGTACGAAGCATTCATATGGCGTGTAAAAGTAGTTTCTCTCAATGAGCTCAAGTAATTAGTACCAATTGTGATAATATGATGATACCTCTACCAATTTTACTCCTGGACCTGAACTActgtcttttttttataaaaagctttcatgttaggcaacCTCATATTTGTGTATGCATGATTCTGAACTACTGTCTTTATCATTAATGTTTTCTTATTCTCTGTCAAGAAGAATTCACAGGTTAAGAATATGTGAAACTTAGTCATATCAGGTCttcttcaaattttgtttttagatCAATTTAATGCTTTCATGCCTCCctttataaacttttaattCAATTGCTGACTTATTTCTGTGGACATTCATCTTCACATTGTCGTCCTTGATATTTGAGCAAGTTTGGGGGAATTATTAGTGTCATGGCTAATTAACAtgttgatatatattttttattctgtgATATATTTCAAACTGAATGTGCCTTGAGTGGATTATATAATTCTCATCTCCTGcaaatataaaatcaaaatcagTTTATACGATGTGATGGTTTAATTATTATACTCATTTTATATCATACTCAAGTAATAAATACAAGTATTTGATGGCATTGTGTTTGCCCTCCTATTCCCTGGTCATGCAGGCAGAGTTACTCCAGAGAGTGTAACTTACAGCTTTGGCACACTTTTGCTTGACCTTCTCAGTGGAAAGCATATTCCTCCAAGCCATGTAAGTTCTTTACTTGATAAAAAGTTATGCAAACCATACGTACTGTGGCCTGTGCTATAGTGTTGTCTATCTTAGTTGAGCTTTCTTTTGATCAATTTCTTCTTCCGCTTGTCCTAGCTAAAATTAAGGACCCCGTTGAGAATTTTAAATTGCACAATTTTTTGACTAACTTGAATATGGTGGTTTTTCTTTGAACAAGGACTAATGGTTTTGTATTGATCTAGATTTAGATTTTGTTGTGCATCTAACATTTAAAGTgtttaattaccaattattgtAAACTTTTTGAGAATTTGTGAAACAAAATCTCAAAATATTCACACTTCCTTTCATAATTTTTGCCGCTCATTGACCTGATTAGATTCAGGAACCCTGAGATGCTATCTGACTCTTGTTTATAAGGACAATTTTCAAATGATCTGGGGACTATAGAATTTTTCAATGACCAGGGGACAAAACATTTTTCAAATGTAGGGGACTATACAATTTTCAAATGATCACGAAACTGAATTTGTGCTTCCAAGTATGCCCTGTTGCTTAATGTTGTctatcttctttctcttcttgagccTTTTCATTTAATTGATTTATTCTATCCTAGCTAAAATAAAGTAAGTAGTGCCCTGTTTGagaattttaaattatctatTTGTTAAGACCAACATAAGGTTGTTTTGACTGTGAATGGTGGTTTTTATTGTCTTAAGTACTAAGTGTTCTATGttgattttgatttaatttttgttgtgcATCTGAGATTTATTGTGTTTTTAGTTTGATTTACTTTAAAGAAAAAATCACTAATTTTTGTCAactattttggaaaaaaaaaaaaaatccccaAAAACTCACCTTCAAAACATACACACACTTAAGTTCATAATTTTTGCAGGCCCTTGACTTAATTAGAGACAAGAACCTTCAGATGCTATCAGACTCTTGCTTAGAAGGGGAGCTTACAAATGATGATGGGACTGAATTAGTGCGTCTAGCCTCACTATGTTTGCAATCTGAACCACGAGAGCGTCCTAGTCCAAAGTCACTGGTTGCTGCTCTAATACCTCTACAGAAGGATTCTGAGGTTAGCTGGTTTGAAAGTGGTTTAGAATAATTTACTGTCTGAGCACAAGGATAGCTGGACTTAATTTTAGATGAAGATAAACTATAGCAGAATGCTTGAAGACTGTTTTTCTAGGATTTTAATTTAGCTTTGACTGATGTTTCTTACTTTCTCTGCTAAATGTTATTAtataaaagtttatatataaGGGTAACACGTGGTTTATATGTAACAGATAGCATAAACTTTGAGACTGATTTATATTTGCAAGGCATATCTGTCTTAGTAATAATATCCCGGTTCAAGTTCTGGATACAAACCTAATTGTTGACCCATGAACTGTAAATCTTACTGAATATTCAGTAATTCAATGAAAAATAGCTTGAAAAATTTGTTATAAAAGATGTATAGGGGTCAATATAGTAATTTTATATGAGAAAATGAAAAACGTCTTAACTATAAATCTcacaaaaaaagataaattcTTAGTCCTTAATTTAGAAGTATGAAAAACGATGAAACAATGTGAAAAACCCAGAATATAaaatagataaagaaaaaaagtttattttatttcttgattGGAAATAACAGAACAGCGACTGAGGTTTCTTTTCCAAGAATCTCCCTTTCACAAAGAGTTTCCCCTTTCTATAATGGAGCTAAAGCCTGAATCTGAATTGATACAATTCAAATGTCCCTCCATCCTTATTCTCTCCTACTTATGTAGTTAATCCCCTGTATCTAACTAATACCACATGGCTAACTGTCCCTAATTTATTTTCCCTTCTTAACTAACAGTACAACCCACCCTAAAATTCAAGCTTGTCCTACAGGTTtaaatctgaaaactggaaaataTATGAAGTGCTCTATAAGCAAAATATTGATAGCAATCAAGTAATCATTTATGTTATTCTGTGACCATTTAGACCTATGCTTCTGTACGAACCATATGAGAGAGAATGACTATGATTCCTCTTTGTATGCCCTAGGTGGAATGACCTATAACTTCCAGGTCATCCTGGACGCGATACTGTATAAAATGAGTGTCGGTGTAAAACTCCAGTTCAGAAACATGAAAATGTGGTAGTGGAATAACCAAATTGTATGCAATTAATAGTACTCGTTTAATCCCTTTTTATTTTACAGCTAGGTTTAAAAGACGCATGTTGTATTGCTGCTTTGAGCTTCTAAATCTAATTGTTACCCTAAAAAAAGAGCAGTTTGAAATACCTTAGAATGTGAAAATATGAGTTTTTCAACTTATAGTAACCGTATTTTGGAAGATGGATGCGGAACTTGAAAGGACAATCAGAGATTTGTATTGGTGATACAAAATTGTACCATCCATCCATTTATTGTGATTCATCCTGTCATATTGATCGCTTGTTGAAATGTATCAAATTGTGAGATTTGAATAGAATCATTAGACACTTGGgccatattttttattgttggaaTTGATAATtgatgttttttcttttgtaggTTCCTTCTCGCGTACTGATGGGTATACCAGATGGTACATCTACTTTCCCCCTTACACCTCTAGGAGAAGCTTGTCTACGAATGGATCTGACTGCTCTGCATGAGGTGATGGAGAAAATGGGGTATAAAGACGATGAGGGCGCAGCAACTGAGGTTTGTTTGATATCCAAATTGTAGAACCTgttataaatcatttaaagccattggtttttcattttcattcgCCTGTGTTTTGATTATGGAATATCAAGGATTAGTCGTGATCACAGTAACTGCCAGGCTCAAAAGAAAGTTATATGAACTTGCCATATATCCAGTTCTGCTTAATGGTGCTGAATGTTTGGTTTGAAAGAAACGAGAAAAATGTGAATGTAGCAAAAGTGAGAAGGTTAAAATGAATGTGTGGCTACACAAGAAGGATAGGATACCAGATATTAATGTGACAGATtggaaaaaatataacaaacttGGTTAAGATGGTTGTGCAAAGAAGAGTACTAGAAGAAGCTAAATGGAAAATATAATGCATGGTTTTTATCGGTGTAAAAAGGGTAAGGAGCCTAAGAAGGACATTAGCAGAAATTGTTATGGTGAATAATGGGTTagtttgtttaaatttaaattaagtgttttttaaataattctttatttttaaataacttctTTAGGAAACAGATAAGATTTGCTTATTAAATTAGCTAAAAACTGcttatttttaaactaaacatgttagacaaaacatgaaaagaaacataaatctgcttgtttgattaaaaaaccatttttttaaacaaacaaATCAACCCAATCTCTTTGAGAATTTGTTCTTTAATTGATACCGATGGTTTCTTGCAATCCATGTAGCCAACCAACCTCAAAGTGACACAAGGcttttgttgttgtttgtttTGATAGTGGTGTAAGTAACATTTGTCTTAGGAATTTGTTAGATCCTTTATTTGACATTTTAGTAGTTTAATCTTTAGTGGGAAAGGAAAGGGAATATTGTATGCTATAGTTGGTCTATCATATAAGACAACACAAGAAGAGTTAGTGCTTCAATATTTTGTTTGCACACCTAGTTAAATCATGTTGGTCTAATCTTGAATCTTTGACGTCTTTTCTTTTCACATTTCCATTGTATTGACTTGTTTTTCCATGTTGCTTGGCTGATTTTGTTGTCCACTGATTTTCTTTATGATATTTTCTTATCAAGCAGCTTTCGTTCCAAATGTGGACGAACCAGATGCAGGACACGTTGGACTCAAAGAAGAAAGGGGATGCTGCTTTTCGGCTTAAGGATTCTAAAACGGCAATTGATAGCTATACGCTGGTTAGTTTCACTTTTGGTCCTCCTGCTTTCTCAATTTCATGAATTTTCCTCTATATTTTTGTGAATTTGATCTCTCCTATTTTAATTGTGTTATTTTTAGGGATGTATAAGTTAGGTCAAAACAAATGTTTTTTTAGATTTAGTTTAGTCCGTAAAAGCTTGCGGACAAAGAGATCAGTCTTGGGTTGAAATAATTAtccaaaaaaaaagaaaaatctattatttttcctttatttcgttaagataaaatatatacaaataaaattaaccaaattaaaatttataaaataaaatctatcaAGTGAAATGAAATTCCTTTTTTCAATTGTTGGTTTACTTCTTTAACTTTTCTATTTAAAATGTTGCAGTTTCAAGTCCGACGGGAATCTGTGAGTTTAACGGATCATATCAATAAATTGACTGTAATTATGAGGTTTTAATAAAAGGTCCATTATCAGTGAGGTCCTAGTTATTTTGGTTTATCCAACTTAACACCCAATatctaacaaaaataataatttagcaGTATAGTACAGAGTCACATCAAGATTATTGTGGTAATGTGTCATGGCATTAGAGTGTCACATCATCATTTTTGTTAAATGTTGAGTGTTAAGCTAACATATGAACCAAAATTGTATAATAGATAGTGGAGGGATAGATTAAGACAAAAGAATGGGTGTTGAACTTTGCAAGTTTGAGAGAGTAGAGGaatcaaaagagaaattaaGCTTTGTATTAAATCACTTGGTGTCCCTTCCTGATAACAGGTCGGAATCAGTTTGAGATGTTAAATTCATtatataaaacaataattttcctttctGAACCAGGAAAAAAGTGATACAATTCCAATATCAGAATgttaaaatgtatattttacaATGTTGCAATATTTGATGGATACACAAAATAAAGACACGATGTGAatgattttgaaatatattttcattatatGATTAGTTCTGTTCATTAATAGctatattcataatatatattggACCAGTTATGGTGTGGCACTGATAGTTTTGTTTTGTAACACAGTTCATTGATGTTGGAACCATGGTTTCTCCAACGGTTTATGCACGTCGTAGTTTATGTTATCTTATGAGCAACATGGCTGATGAAGCACTTAATGATGCAATGCAAGCCCAAGTAATATCCCCCATTTGGTACATTGCGTTTTATTTACAAGCAGTTGCACTTTTAGCAATGGGCAAGGAGAATGATGCCCAAATGGCACTTAAAGAGGGTTCCTCacttgaaattaaaaagagcaCAAATTAGTTGAGTTCTTTGGCCAAACCTTGGTTTGTTGCTGGTGAAGATAACTTACATAGAACAAGTGCTGGTTTCTCAATGTTACAGGGGGCCCCAGTTCCTTATCGGACAAATTGTATTGCATGGAATAGAGTGGTTTATTATACTTGTGCATGACTGGTTCATTGGTTGCCTAGAAGCATTCTTTTGCACAGACTACCAAAGATATTCTCTTTTTGTTGTTTAGTCAGCTATGTTAGTATAAAGATGATGGGAAGGAGAGTTGTGTTTGTAAAGGTAAGGATCACCTGTGAGTGTATGTGAGCATTTGTTGAGCAAACAGCAGATGCTGTTCTTGTGCTTGTAATTTAATGTACAGAACAATTGGTTATGGCTACCGTGTCAACATCAAATATGTTGTTTTTGTATGTTATGTTCATATTCATTTTGCATCTAATAAAttcttttaatgttttattttctataaatatgTTTCACAACCAATATTAGTACTTTTTCCAGAAGGGTTTGGATATTAACAAAGGGATGAAAATGAGATCAGATTTAAAGAAGTTGGAAATGTTGAGCCATGCAGAAGCAACTATTTTTGTTGAGCAACATTAACTGTTATGGAATCAGCAGCACTTGCTATGATTTAAAAAGgcaaaaatcaaatttaaaaagggCCCAACCGGGTTCGAACCGGTGACCTCTTGATCTGCAGTCAAATGCTCTACCACTGAGCTATGGACCCAATTCGATATTCAAAATCACATTTTTAGAATATTAAATGTAAATTTCTATAATTTAGTACCTATATCGACATTGAATGAACAACTCCTGTTCCAATTCATACGAAATTccctttaaataataattaatttgggGTGTTAAATAATTTAGCGTGAATTTGAAAAAACTTAAGGAGTGATCCACTTTAAAGATTTTTCCCACCAATAATACAAGTGGTGACATGAATTATTGGCATGGAGAAAGTGATAAGGAGATGATAAAAGAGGTGAGAAggagaataaaatagaaaacaaaaactaTGAGACAGCATTAACATTGAGAATTaacaacaaaaaacaaaagCGACAACAATTAAAGgcattgtgaaaaaaaaaaaaaacagcaaagcaaAATCCTTAAAATTGCAGATAATGAACCCATAACTATACACATATGTAACACACCCTTTTGCATTTCATTACATGAATAAGGAGAAATTATTAGATAGTTGGAATCATATGTTTTCGACTAGTCCGATGTGGAACACTGTTACATGTGATTCTCATGCAACCAGGTCATCCTCTTCATCCTCATCAATCTCTCCCTCTTCCATGGCGGCGGCATCTTGATACTGCTGGTACTCAGCCACCAAGTCGTTCATGTTGCTCTCAGCCTCAGTGAACTCCATCTCATCCATGCCCTCCGCGGTGTACCAATGTAAGAAGGCCTTTTTCTTGAACATGACGGTGAACTGATCGGAGACGCGCCGGAACATCTCCTGGATGGAGGTGGAGTTGCCCATGAAGGTGGAGGACATGGAGAGGCCGGTGGGGGGAATGTCGCAGACGCTGGACTTCACGTTGTTGGGAATCCACTCAACGAAGTACGACGAGTTCTTGTTCTGCACGTTTATCATCTGCTGGTCCACCTCCTTCGTGCTCATCTTCCCGCGGAACATCGCCGACGCCGTCAGGTACCGCCCGTGCCGGGGGTCGGCGGCGCACATCATGTTGCGCGCGTCCCACATCTGCTGGGTCAGCTCCGGGATCGTCAGGGAGCGGTACTGCTGCGAGCCGCGTGAGGTTAGCGGCGCGAAACCCACCATGAAGAAGTGCAGCCGCGGGAAGGGGATGAGGTTCACGGCCAGCTTCCGGAGGTCGGAGTTCAGTTGGCCGGGGAAGCGGAGGCAGCACGTTACTCCGCTCATTGTTGTTGAGATCAAATGGTTCAGATCACCAACtgcattcattcattcattcatgtCACCTCACCAACATAAACATACATATCTCACATACATTACTCATTGCTTATTCGTGTATTTTGAACTGTTGAAGAG
The sequence above is a segment of the Phaseolus vulgaris cultivar G19833 chromosome 2, P. vulgaris v2.0, whole genome shotgun sequence genome. Coding sequences within it:
- the LOC137812628 gene encoding serine/threonine-protein kinase BSK7-like, producing the protein MGCEFSKYTTCCMGTEEDGHPVPEDQVEGENEDNIVESIDLPRFHEFTIDQLRRATSGFAVENIVSEHGEKAPNVVYKGKLDNQMRIAVKRFNRNAWPDAQPFLEEARAVGQLRSQRLINLLGCCCEGDERLLVAEYMPNDTLAKHLFHWENEPMRWAMRMRVALCLAQALEYCTSNGRALYHDLNAYRVLYDDDYNPRLSCFGLMKNSRDGKSYSTNLAFTPPEYLRTGRVTPESVTYSFGTLLLDLLSGKHIPPSHALDLIRDKNLQMLSDSCLEGELTNDDGTELVRLASLCLQSEPRERPSPKSLVAALIPLQKDSEVPSRVLMGIPDGTSTFPLTPLGEACLRMDLTALHEVMEKMGYKDDEGAATELSFQMWTNQMQDTLDSKKKGDAAFRLKDSKTAIDSYTLFIDVGTMVSPTVYARRSLCYLMSNMADEALNDAMQAQVISPIWYIAFYLQAVALLAMGKENDAQMALKEGSSLEIKKSTN
- the LOC137812629 gene encoding tubulin beta-1 chain, whose protein sequence is MREILHVQAGQCGNQIGGKFWEVMCDEHGIDASGNYVGDSHLQLERVNVYYNEASGGRYVPRAVLMDLEPGTMDSLRSGPYGKIFRPDNFVFGQNGAGNNWAKGHYTEGAELIDSVLDVVRKEAENCDCLQGFQICHSLGGGTGSGMGTLLISKIREEYPDRMMLTFSVFPSPKVSDTVVEPYNATLSVHQLVENADECMVLDNEALYDICFRTLKLTNPSFGDLNHLISTTMSGVTCCLRFPGQLNSDLRKLAVNLIPFPRLHFFMVGFAPLTSRGSQQYRSLTIPELTQQMWDARNMMCAADPRHGRYLTASAMFRGKMSTKEVDQQMINVQNKNSSYFVEWIPNNVKSSVCDIPPTGLSMSSTFMGNSTSIQEMFRRVSDQFTVMFKKKAFLHWYTAEGMDEMEFTEAESNMNDLVAEYQQYQDAAAMEEGEIDEDEEDDLVA